The nucleotide window CCCCCGGCCTGCCGGATGCCATTCCCGTGGCCGGCAGCCTGGATGAACTGCGGCCGGTGGATGTGGCCCTCCTCTGCACCCCCAGCCGCACGGTGCCCCAAATGGCGGCGGAATACCTGGCCCAAGGGGTGCATACTGTCGACTCCTACGACGAGCACGGCATTTTGGTGGACATGAAGCGGGAC belongs to Sphingobacteriaceae bacterium and includes:
- a CDS encoding Gfo/Idh/MocA family oxidoreductase, which encodes MAVVGYGNIGRYAVEALLAAPDLEPAGVIRRNPQRPPGLPDAIPVAGSLDELRPVDVALLCTPSRTVPQMAAEYLAQGVHTVDSYDEHGILVDMKRD